One genomic segment of Oncorhynchus mykiss isolate Arlee chromosome 10, USDA_OmykA_1.1, whole genome shotgun sequence includes these proteins:
- the LOC110533267 gene encoding arachidonate 5-lipoxygenase-activating protein codes for MLSVVVEHIFLLVLVTLISVLQNAFFATKVEREGKEHHANTSAFERVSCANRNCMDSYPTFLAVLWCAGLCLNQAPAAFAGLVYLVARQKYFVGYMGQTSQSTPGYMFGKRVLSFLFLMCIVGIFNLLLVRYFGNDFKDTVETITTAASVLLLIP; via the exons ATGCTGTCCGTAGTGGTAGAACACATCTTCCTCCTGGTCCTCGTCACCCTCATCAGTGTCCTGCAGAATG CTTTCTTTGCAAcgaaggtagagagggagggtaaaGAGCACCACGCCAACACTTCTGCTTTTGAGAGAGTGTCCTGCGCCAA TCGTAACTGCATGGATTCATACCCTACATTCCTGGCTGTATTGTGGTGTGCTGGGCTGTGTCTCAACCAAG CTCCTGCTGCCTTCGCAGGGCTCGTCTACCTGGTGGCCAGACAGAAGTACTTTGTTGGGTATATGGGGCAGACATCTCAgag CACTCCAGGGTACATGTTTGGGAAACGTGTCCTGTCCTTCCTGTTCCTGATGTGCATTGTGGGTATCTTCAACCTCCTGCTGGTGCGTTACTTTGGCAACGACTTTAAAGACACCGTGGAGACCATCACCACCGCAGCTTCCGTTCTACTCCTCATTCCCTga
- the LOC110534826 gene encoding SUMO-specific isopeptidase USPL1 isoform X2: MSCEGTGLGAPGPLAGYWEKIQERSASLETCPWCAAKGQTRALRSYRISIQEVITLCTDPQCLFPLVSQPLEDVLASLIPPLSQTQTGRKRKSPSGLENGDSVSSPKSARSEEAVSQNESRPVVRITSSKLNEEDCFHKTKHTTPVQKERIGLSEPTDMELVDKTLNYPLPERGGANGYHKDSDWPIPEEMDQKVLDEGEDGVFLPAKGTPTLDKGLPLPEKTVPTSQLALSFVDAEPVPKEVICPLDEAVSAPEKILPPVHLAVSAPEKNVAAPVLAPRVTVPNLQDTVRLLEALIDPGEAVSLLEEAQPVPGEAVSLLEEAPPVPGEAVSLLEEALIAPGEAVSLLEEALPVPGEAVSLLEEALPVPGEAVSLLEEALIAPGEAVSLLEEALKVPGEAVSLLEEALPVPGEAVSLLEEALIAPGEAVSLLEEALPVPGESVSAMEKDAGGNEPVPTVEAVLVLQEALTVLEEAPPGMKEGLSVLQKEEEEELVLIALEKEEEVAALVALEAVSIPAMIEVIPALEKDEEDLPVFDEEEKIQDEERPPQGVCRPCSVDLSQSKVHDGVEDDGPIRAGRRAHNAQQLSDEDEEQEVSVKEEVEVLTPPSKKKRGRPRKMIKYTQEVLPDFDPGLISTGELVPVPGPHLFWKNEHGLGWLDTLLVALVHCRTLRDRRPIKRPAVGQPVWDLCERYDRACSLSTAYQHTGADGVVRVPSAVAQRVQTEMQAIRMAIFKLLEPLLKCKLGQNERLVFVLPLLLGADSWAERLFQHEYDWQFQCNSSTCQHATKTKCNKTLTTFTKVVSDWHPLNAGNQSRCSKCNKMKQARMLVLERLSPVFVLHFAEGLPDNDLSAYSFTFQQQRYSITTVLQYDQPLNHLVSWIRIPDGSWLEFDDLKHPDCVSHTQLAVPPREIHVVFWELETDRPDDPQTPCSSPPENLTSTSLIQKEPHLAKISVVNESLDLSQPVSADVDMDATITADYIDNNMDTTLRSNSPIIVGSTSMLADVPFQSWSHDLSSHDLSSLPLPLNDTAVVEALTVSDNADNDDMDTTVTAGDPSIGSATLLDTFEGLSHDDVVTLTLVEVKMDSESRPLDDGTPAPKQNGRDVCFLSAPRSETPPLAHEIPTESETHSETDDEDLTERPTSPDTASEFLPDSSDVPSETDSEGLTPSPPRIRRSSNRPKKASIAPVAAAAKVVTTTTTTTALSGSCGEIIMPSVVSMMSPSYVDPSPTAPEFPPSPLAHPKTPNSPQSMPGLPPPPHPKTPNSPQSMPGLPPPPHPKTPNSPQSTPGLPPPPHPNSHWSYLLSRHPTATPTPPGTQLQPSQLNHSTPNRFQQLSQSRQTPKMAPPNPDTRLKKPPPLPKARLSKEDNEALPVKAAEMYGGFQARSRNVNTNINNVSSKTSPPTQLLSQRIDPQNGIWKTPSQPGAFASRKPPIDNTAAAYPIMTSLPSSPGVMELHKNSSSRNQGPGGQVSKVPAGLSETEALRYKLLKKLKAKKKKLEKLNQKLGFQAAAVGQEVTHGSDCADLRSPSTVSSSTSAYDSPAYDEFFADLLSPATTASNLSPDSTGFLDMLTTNGQEGGGNLACGGNAIGGASQVMTPATLQPANHGVVMPLPGLDGAIMTSGENFLEEFISGSANQQMETEALSAFDLFF; encoded by the exons TGCCTGTTTCCCCTGGTCTCCCAGCCTTTGGAAGATGTCCTGGCCAGCCTCATACCCCCTCTATCCCAAACACAgacggggaggaagaggaagagtccCAGTGGGTTGGAAAACGGAGACTCTGTATCTTCCCCCAAAAGCGCACGATCGGAGGAGGCCGTGTCACAGAATGAGAGTCGCCCAGTCGTCAGGATCACCAGCTCCAAACTCAATGAGGAAGACTGCTTTCATAAGACGAAGCACACAACACCAGTACAGAAGGAGAGAATCGGCCTATCAGAACCCACAGACATGGAGCTGGTGGATAAAACCCTCAACTATCCACTTCCTGAGAGGGGAGGGGCCAATGGATACCACAAGGATTCTGATTGGCCGATACCAGAGGAAATGGACCAAAAAGTCCTAGATGAGGGAGAAGATGGTGTCTTTCTCCCAGCGAAGGGTACACCTACTTTAGACAAGGGGTTGCCTCTCCCAGAGAAGACTGTACCTACGTCACAACTTGCACTGTCTTTTGTAGACGCTGAGCCTGTACCAAAGGAGGTTATCTGTCCCTTAGACGAGGCTGTTTCTGCCCCAGAGAAGATTTTACCTCCCGTACACTTGGCTGTTTCTGCCCCAGAGAAGAATGTGGCTGCTCCAGTTTTGGCTCCACGGGTAACTGTCCCTAATTTACAGGACACCGTCCGTCTCCTAGAGGCTCTGATTGACCCAGGGGAGGCTGTCTCTCTGCTAGAGGAGGCTCAACCTGTCCCAGGGGAGGCTGTCTCTCTGCTAGAGGAGGCTCCACCTGTCCCAGGGGAGGCTGTCTCTCTGCTAGAGGAGGCTCTGATTGCCCCAGGGGAGGCTGTCTCTCTGCTAGAGGAGGCCCTACCTGTCCCAGGGGAGGCTGTTTCTCTGCTAGAGGAGGCTCTACCTGTCCCAGGGGAGGCTGTCTCTCTGCTAGAGGAGGCTCTGATTGCCCCAGGGGAGGCTGTCTCTCTGCTAGAGGAGGCCCTAAAAGTCCCAGGGGAGGCTGTTTCTCTGCTAGAGGAGGCTCTACCTGTCCCAGGGGAGGCTGTCTCTCTGCTAGAGGAGGCTCTGATTGCCCCAGGGGAGGCTGTCTCTCTGCTAGAGGAGGCTCTACCTGTCCCAGGGGAG TCTGTCTCTGCCATGGAGAAAGATGCGGGGGGAAATGAGCCTGTTCCTACCGTGGAGGCTGTCCTGGTCTTGCAGGAGGCTCTAACTGTCTTAGAAGAGGCTCCACCTGGCATGAAGGAGGGGCTAAGTGTTttacagaaagaggaggaggaagaattgGTTCTAATCGCCttggagaaggaggaagaagtTGCTGCACTTGTGGCCTTGGAGGCTGTGTCTATACCTGCCATGATTGAGGTTATCCCTGCTTTAGAGAAAGATGAGGAGGATCTGCCTGTCTTTGACGAGGAAGAGAAGATACAGGATGAAGAGCGCCCCCCGCAGGGGGTCTGTAGACCCTGCAGTGTGGACCTCAGTCAGAGCAAAGTGCACGATGGTGTGGAAGATGACGGTCCTATCAGAGCTGGAAGAAGAGCTCACAACGCCCAACAACTAAGCGACGAGGACGAGGAACAGGAAGTAAGCGTCAAAGAGGAAGTGGAAGTCCTGACACCGCCGTCGAAAAAGAAAAGGGGCCGGCCAAGAAAGATGATTAAATACACGCAGGAAGTGTTGCCCGACTTCGACCCGGGACTGATCTCGACGGGGGAGTTGGTCCCAGTTCCCGGACCTCACCTGTTCTGGAAGAATGAGCACGGTCTGGGTTGGCTGGACACCTTGCTGGTGGCGCTGGTCCACTGTCGCACCCTGAGGGACAGACGACCCATCAAGAGGCCCGCTGTGGGTCAACCGGTCTGGGATCTGTGTGAGAGGTACGACCGAGCCTGTAGTCTCAGCACAGCCTACCAACACACTGGCGCAG aTGGTGTCGTCCGAGTGCCCTCCGCCGTGGCACAGAGGGTCCAGACCGAGATGCAGGCCATCAGGATGGCCATCTTTAAACTGCTGGAGCCTCTGCTGAAATGTAAACTGG GTCAGAATGAGAGGCTGGTTTTCGTCCTGCCGCTCCTCCTCGGGGCTGACTCCTGGGCCGAACGTCTCTTCCAGCATGAGTATGACTGGCAGTTTCAGTGTAACTCATCAACTTGCCAGCACGCCACCAAAACCAA ATGTAACAAGACCCTCACCACTTTCACCAAGGTGGTTTCTGATTGGCACCCTCTTAATGCTGGCAACCAATCACGTTGCAGCAAGTGTAATAAGATGAAGCAAGCCAGGATGTTGGTGCTGGAGAG GCTGTCTCCTGTGTTTGTGCTACACTTTGCGGAAGGTCTCCCTGACAACGACCTCAGCGCGTACTCCTTCACCTTCCAGCAGCAGAGATACTCCATCACCACAGTCCTGCAGTACGACCAGCCGCTCAACCACCTGGTCAGCTGGATACGCATCCCTGACG GATCATGGTTAGAGTTCGACGACCTGAAGCATCCTGACTGTGTCTCGCACACCCAGCTGGCTGTCCCGCCTAGAGAGATCCATGTTGTCTTCTGGGAGTTGGAGACAGACCGACCGGACGACCCACAGACACCCTGCTCTTCTCCTCCCGAAAACCTGACGAGCACTTCCCTGATACAGAAAGAACCTCACCTGGCCAAGATCTCTGTCGTTAATGAATCTCTAGACCTTTCTCAGCCGGTCTCTGCCGACGTTGACATGGACGCCACCATAACGGCTGACTACATAGATAACAATATGGACACCACATTAAGGAGTAACTCTCCCATCATCGTCGGTTCCACCTCCATGCTGGCTGATGTACCGTTCCAGTCCTGGTCTCACGACCTCTCTTCTCAcgacctctcttctctccccctccctctcaatGACACGGCCGTTGTCGAGGCGCTGACGGTGTCTGACAACGCCGATAATGACGACATGGACACCACGGTAACAGCCGGTGACCCGTCCATCGGTTCTGCCACGCTGCTCGACACCTTCGAAGGCCTCTCCCACGATGACGTCGTCACCCTGACGCTCGTAGAGGTCAAAATGGACTCCGAGAGCAGGCCGTTGGACGACGGCACCCCGGCTCCCAAACAAAATGGAAGAGACGTCTGCTTTCTCTCGGCTCCTAGATCCGAGACCCCCCCACTTGCCCATGAAATACCCACTGAATCTGAAACGCACTCTGAAACAGACGATGAAGACCTCACTGAAAGGCCAACGTCTCCCGATACGGCCAGTGAGTTTCTCCCTGACAGCAGTGACGTTCCGTCAGAGACCGACTCTGAAGGACTCACTCCTAGTCCTCCCAGGATCAGGAGAAGCAGCAATAGACCTAAAAAGGCGTCCATCGCTCCAGTTGCTGCTGCAGCTAAGgtggtcacaacaacaacaacaacaacggcaCTTTCTGGAAGCTGTGGTGAAATAATCATGCCCTCCGTTGTGTCTATGATGTCACCATCATATGTGGATCCCAGCCCCACAGCACCAGagttccctccctctcccctggccCACCCCAAAACCCCCAACTCTCCGCAGAGCATGCCTGgtctccctcccccaccccaccccaaaacCCCCAACTCTCCGCAGAGCATGCCTGgtctccctcccccaccccaccccaaaacCCCCAACTCTCCGCAGAGCACGCCTGGTCTCCCTCCGCCACCGCACCCCAACTCCCACTGGTCGTACCTGCTCAGCCGCCACCCCACCGCCACCCCCACTCCCCCCGGCACCCAGTTACAACCCAGTCAGTTGAACCACTCAACACCCAACCGGTTCCAGCAGCTTTCACAGAGCCGACAGACCCCCAAGATGGCTCCCCCCAACCCAGACACCAGGCTGAAgaagcctcctcctctccccaaaGCCAGACTCAGTAAGGAGGACAACGAGGCCCTGCCGGTGAAGGCTGCCGAGATGTACGGAGGGTTCCAGGCCAGGAGCAGGAACGTAAATACAAACATAAACAATGTCTCTTCCAAGACTTCACCTCCAACCCAGCTCCTCTCTCAAAGAATTGACCCTCAAAATGGCATCTGGAAGACACCAAGTCAGCCTGGCGCCTTCGCCTCGCGAAAACCCCCTATCGACAACACTGCTGCAGCATATCCTATCATGACCTCACTTCCTTCTTCTCCGGGAGTCATGGAGCTCCATAAAAACTCTTCCTCCAGGAATCAAGGCCCCGGTGGCCAGGTCTCGAAGGTTCCGGCCGGCCTCAGTGAGACAGAAGCCCTCAGGTACAAGCTGCTGAAGAAGCTGAAAGCCAAGAAGAAGAAACTGGAGAAGCTGAATCAGAAGTTGGGTTTCCAGGCGGCTGCAGTAGGACAGGAAGTGACCCACGGATCAGACTGCGCCGACCTTCGCTCCCCCTCTACTGTTAGCTCCAGTACCTCCGCCTACGACAGCCCCGCCTACGATGAGTTCTTCGCCGACCTTCTGTCGCCCGCGACGACTGCCAGCAATCTATCACCGGACAGCACGGGCTTCCTGGATATGCTCACCACCAATGGGCAAGAAGGGGGAGGGAACTTGGCGTGTGGGGGGAATGCGATTGGTGGAGCCTCACAGGTGATGACCCCTGCGACCTTACAACCGGCCAATCACGGTGTAGTAATGCCACTGCCTGGTCTAGATGGGGCCATCATGACCTCTGGTGAGAACTTCCTTGAGGAGTTCATATCGGGGTCGGCCAATCAGCAGATGGAGACGGAAGCACTCAGTGCTTTCGACCTGTTCTTTTAG
- the LOC110534826 gene encoding SUMO-specific isopeptidase USPL1 isoform X1, with translation MSCEGTGLGAPGPLAGYWEKIQERSASLETCPWCAAKGQTRALRSYRISIQEVITLCTDPQCLFPLVSQPLEDVLASLIPPLSQTQTGRKRKSPSGLENGDSVSSPKSARSEEAVSQNESRPVVRITSSKLNEEDCFHKTKHTTPVQKERIGLSEPTDMELVDKTLNYPLPERGGANGYHKDSDWPIPEEMDQKVLDEGEDGVFLPAKGTPTLDKGLPLPEKTVPTSQLALSFVDAEPVPKEVICPLDEAVSAPEKILPPVHLAVSAPEKNVAAPVLAPRVTVPNLQDTVRLLEALIDPGEAVSLLEEAQPVPGEAVSLLEEAPPVPGEAVSLLEEALIAPGEAVSLLEEALPVPGEAVSLLEEALPVPGEAVSLLEEALIAPGEAVSLLEEALKVPGEAVSLLEEALPVPGEAVSLLEEALIAPGEAVSLLEEALPVPGEAVSLLEEALIAPGEAVSLLEEALKVPGEAVSLLEEALIAPGEAVSLLEEALPVPGESVSAMEKDAGGNEPVPTVEAVLVLQEALTVLEEAPPGMKEGLSVLQKEEEEELVLIALEKEEEVAALVALEAVSIPAMIEVIPALEKDEEDLPVFDEEEKIQDEERPPQGVCRPCSVDLSQSKVHDGVEDDGPIRAGRRAHNAQQLSDEDEEQEVSVKEEVEVLTPPSKKKRGRPRKMIKYTQEVLPDFDPGLISTGELVPVPGPHLFWKNEHGLGWLDTLLVALVHCRTLRDRRPIKRPAVGQPVWDLCERYDRACSLSTAYQHTGADGVVRVPSAVAQRVQTEMQAIRMAIFKLLEPLLKCKLGQNERLVFVLPLLLGADSWAERLFQHEYDWQFQCNSSTCQHATKTKCNKTLTTFTKVVSDWHPLNAGNQSRCSKCNKMKQARMLVLERLSPVFVLHFAEGLPDNDLSAYSFTFQQQRYSITTVLQYDQPLNHLVSWIRIPDGSWLEFDDLKHPDCVSHTQLAVPPREIHVVFWELETDRPDDPQTPCSSPPENLTSTSLIQKEPHLAKISVVNESLDLSQPVSADVDMDATITADYIDNNMDTTLRSNSPIIVGSTSMLADVPFQSWSHDLSSHDLSSLPLPLNDTAVVEALTVSDNADNDDMDTTVTAGDPSIGSATLLDTFEGLSHDDVVTLTLVEVKMDSESRPLDDGTPAPKQNGRDVCFLSAPRSETPPLAHEIPTESETHSETDDEDLTERPTSPDTASEFLPDSSDVPSETDSEGLTPSPPRIRRSSNRPKKASIAPVAAAAKVVTTTTTTTALSGSCGEIIMPSVVSMMSPSYVDPSPTAPEFPPSPLAHPKTPNSPQSMPGLPPPPHPKTPNSPQSMPGLPPPPHPKTPNSPQSTPGLPPPPHPNSHWSYLLSRHPTATPTPPGTQLQPSQLNHSTPNRFQQLSQSRQTPKMAPPNPDTRLKKPPPLPKARLSKEDNEALPVKAAEMYGGFQARSRNVNTNINNVSSKTSPPTQLLSQRIDPQNGIWKTPSQPGAFASRKPPIDNTAAAYPIMTSLPSSPGVMELHKNSSSRNQGPGGQVSKVPAGLSETEALRYKLLKKLKAKKKKLEKLNQKLGFQAAAVGQEVTHGSDCADLRSPSTVSSSTSAYDSPAYDEFFADLLSPATTASNLSPDSTGFLDMLTTNGQEGGGNLACGGNAIGGASQVMTPATLQPANHGVVMPLPGLDGAIMTSGENFLEEFISGSANQQMETEALSAFDLFF, from the exons TGCCTGTTTCCCCTGGTCTCCCAGCCTTTGGAAGATGTCCTGGCCAGCCTCATACCCCCTCTATCCCAAACACAgacggggaggaagaggaagagtccCAGTGGGTTGGAAAACGGAGACTCTGTATCTTCCCCCAAAAGCGCACGATCGGAGGAGGCCGTGTCACAGAATGAGAGTCGCCCAGTCGTCAGGATCACCAGCTCCAAACTCAATGAGGAAGACTGCTTTCATAAGACGAAGCACACAACACCAGTACAGAAGGAGAGAATCGGCCTATCAGAACCCACAGACATGGAGCTGGTGGATAAAACCCTCAACTATCCACTTCCTGAGAGGGGAGGGGCCAATGGATACCACAAGGATTCTGATTGGCCGATACCAGAGGAAATGGACCAAAAAGTCCTAGATGAGGGAGAAGATGGTGTCTTTCTCCCAGCGAAGGGTACACCTACTTTAGACAAGGGGTTGCCTCTCCCAGAGAAGACTGTACCTACGTCACAACTTGCACTGTCTTTTGTAGACGCTGAGCCTGTACCAAAGGAGGTTATCTGTCCCTTAGACGAGGCTGTTTCTGCCCCAGAGAAGATTTTACCTCCCGTACACTTGGCTGTTTCTGCCCCAGAGAAGAATGTGGCTGCTCCAGTTTTGGCTCCACGGGTAACTGTCCCTAATTTACAGGACACCGTCCGTCTCCTAGAGGCTCTGATTGACCCAGGGGAGGCTGTCTCTCTGCTAGAGGAGGCTCAACCTGTCCCAGGGGAGGCTGTCTCTCTGCTAGAGGAGGCTCCACCTGTCCCAGGGGAGGCTGTCTCTCTGCTAGAGGAGGCTCTGATTGCCCCAGGGGAGGCTGTCTCTCTGCTAGAGGAGGCCCTACCTGTCCCAGGGGAGGCTGTTTCTCTGCTAGAGGAGGCTCTACCTGTCCCAGGGGAGGCTGTCTCTCTGCTAGAGGAGGCTCTGATTGCCCCAGGGGAGGCTGTCTCTCTGCTAGAGGAGGCCCTAAAAGTCCCAGGGGAGGCTGTTTCTCTGCTAGAGGAGGCTCTACCTGTCCCAGGGGAGGCTGTCTCTCTGCTAGAGGAGGCTCTGATTGCCCCAGGGGAGGCTGTCTCTCTGCTAGAGGAGGCTCTACCTGTCCCAGGGGAGGCTGTCTCTCTGCTAGAGGAGGCTCTGATTGCCCCAGGGGAGGCTGTCTCTCTGCTAGAGGAGGCCCTAAAAGTCCCAGGGGAGGCTGTTTCTCTGCTAGAGGAGGCTCTGATTGCCCCAGGGGAGGCTGTCTCTCTGCTAGAGGAGGCTCTACCTGTCCCAGGGGAGTCTGTCTCTGCCATGGAGAAAGATGCGGGGGGAAATGAGCCTGTTCCTACCGTGGAGGCTGTCCTGGTCTTGCAGGAGGCTCTAACTGTCTTAGAAGAGGCTCCACCTGGCATGAAGGAGGGGCTAAGTGTTttacagaaagaggaggaggaagaattgGTTCTAATCGCCttggagaaggaggaagaagtTGCTGCACTTGTGGCCTTGGAGGCTGTGTCTATACCTGCCATGATTGAGGTTATCCCTGCTTTAGAGAAAGATGAGGAGGATCTGCCTGTCTTTGACGAGGAAGAGAAGATACAGGATGAAGAGCGCCCCCCGCAGGGGGTCTGTAGACCCTGCAGTGTGGACCTCAGTCAGAGCAAAGTGCACGATGGTGTGGAAGATGACGGTCCTATCAGAGCTGGAAGAAGAGCTCACAACGCCCAACAACTAAGCGACGAGGACGAGGAACAGGAAGTAAGCGTCAAAGAGGAAGTGGAAGTCCTGACACCGCCGTCGAAAAAGAAAAGGGGCCGGCCAAGAAAGATGATTAAATACACGCAGGAAGTGTTGCCCGACTTCGACCCGGGACTGATCTCGACGGGGGAGTTGGTCCCAGTTCCCGGACCTCACCTGTTCTGGAAGAATGAGCACGGTCTGGGTTGGCTGGACACCTTGCTGGTGGCGCTGGTCCACTGTCGCACCCTGAGGGACAGACGACCCATCAAGAGGCCCGCTGTGGGTCAACCGGTCTGGGATCTGTGTGAGAGGTACGACCGAGCCTGTAGTCTCAGCACAGCCTACCAACACACTGGCGCAG aTGGTGTCGTCCGAGTGCCCTCCGCCGTGGCACAGAGGGTCCAGACCGAGATGCAGGCCATCAGGATGGCCATCTTTAAACTGCTGGAGCCTCTGCTGAAATGTAAACTGG GTCAGAATGAGAGGCTGGTTTTCGTCCTGCCGCTCCTCCTCGGGGCTGACTCCTGGGCCGAACGTCTCTTCCAGCATGAGTATGACTGGCAGTTTCAGTGTAACTCATCAACTTGCCAGCACGCCACCAAAACCAA ATGTAACAAGACCCTCACCACTTTCACCAAGGTGGTTTCTGATTGGCACCCTCTTAATGCTGGCAACCAATCACGTTGCAGCAAGTGTAATAAGATGAAGCAAGCCAGGATGTTGGTGCTGGAGAG GCTGTCTCCTGTGTTTGTGCTACACTTTGCGGAAGGTCTCCCTGACAACGACCTCAGCGCGTACTCCTTCACCTTCCAGCAGCAGAGATACTCCATCACCACAGTCCTGCAGTACGACCAGCCGCTCAACCACCTGGTCAGCTGGATACGCATCCCTGACG GATCATGGTTAGAGTTCGACGACCTGAAGCATCCTGACTGTGTCTCGCACACCCAGCTGGCTGTCCCGCCTAGAGAGATCCATGTTGTCTTCTGGGAGTTGGAGACAGACCGACCGGACGACCCACAGACACCCTGCTCTTCTCCTCCCGAAAACCTGACGAGCACTTCCCTGATACAGAAAGAACCTCACCTGGCCAAGATCTCTGTCGTTAATGAATCTCTAGACCTTTCTCAGCCGGTCTCTGCCGACGTTGACATGGACGCCACCATAACGGCTGACTACATAGATAACAATATGGACACCACATTAAGGAGTAACTCTCCCATCATCGTCGGTTCCACCTCCATGCTGGCTGATGTACCGTTCCAGTCCTGGTCTCACGACCTCTCTTCTCAcgacctctcttctctccccctccctctcaatGACACGGCCGTTGTCGAGGCGCTGACGGTGTCTGACAACGCCGATAATGACGACATGGACACCACGGTAACAGCCGGTGACCCGTCCATCGGTTCTGCCACGCTGCTCGACACCTTCGAAGGCCTCTCCCACGATGACGTCGTCACCCTGACGCTCGTAGAGGTCAAAATGGACTCCGAGAGCAGGCCGTTGGACGACGGCACCCCGGCTCCCAAACAAAATGGAAGAGACGTCTGCTTTCTCTCGGCTCCTAGATCCGAGACCCCCCCACTTGCCCATGAAATACCCACTGAATCTGAAACGCACTCTGAAACAGACGATGAAGACCTCACTGAAAGGCCAACGTCTCCCGATACGGCCAGTGAGTTTCTCCCTGACAGCAGTGACGTTCCGTCAGAGACCGACTCTGAAGGACTCACTCCTAGTCCTCCCAGGATCAGGAGAAGCAGCAATAGACCTAAAAAGGCGTCCATCGCTCCAGTTGCTGCTGCAGCTAAGgtggtcacaacaacaacaacaacaacggcaCTTTCTGGAAGCTGTGGTGAAATAATCATGCCCTCCGTTGTGTCTATGATGTCACCATCATATGTGGATCCCAGCCCCACAGCACCAGagttccctccctctcccctggccCACCCCAAAACCCCCAACTCTCCGCAGAGCATGCCTGgtctccctcccccaccccaccccaaaacCCCCAACTCTCCGCAGAGCATGCCTGgtctccctcccccaccccaccccaaaacCCCCAACTCTCCGCAGAGCACGCCTGGTCTCCCTCCGCCACCGCACCCCAACTCCCACTGGTCGTACCTGCTCAGCCGCCACCCCACCGCCACCCCCACTCCCCCCGGCACCCAGTTACAACCCAGTCAGTTGAACCACTCAACACCCAACCGGTTCCAGCAGCTTTCACAGAGCCGACAGACCCCCAAGATGGCTCCCCCCAACCCAGACACCAGGCTGAAgaagcctcctcctctccccaaaGCCAGACTCAGTAAGGAGGACAACGAGGCCCTGCCGGTGAAGGCTGCCGAGATGTACGGAGGGTTCCAGGCCAGGAGCAGGAACGTAAATACAAACATAAACAATGTCTCTTCCAAGACTTCACCTCCAACCCAGCTCCTCTCTCAAAGAATTGACCCTCAAAATGGCATCTGGAAGACACCAAGTCAGCCTGGCGCCTTCGCCTCGCGAAAACCCCCTATCGACAACACTGCTGCAGCATATCCTATCATGACCTCACTTCCTTCTTCTCCGGGAGTCATGGAGCTCCATAAAAACTCTTCCTCCAGGAATCAAGGCCCCGGTGGCCAGGTCTCGAAGGTTCCGGCCGGCCTCAGTGAGACAGAAGCCCTCAGGTACAAGCTGCTGAAGAAGCTGAAAGCCAAGAAGAAGAAACTGGAGAAGCTGAATCAGAAGTTGGGTTTCCAGGCGGCTGCAGTAGGACAGGAAGTGACCCACGGATCAGACTGCGCCGACCTTCGCTCCCCCTCTACTGTTAGCTCCAGTACCTCCGCCTACGACAGCCCCGCCTACGATGAGTTCTTCGCCGACCTTCTGTCGCCCGCGACGACTGCCAGCAATCTATCACCGGACAGCACGGGCTTCCTGGATATGCTCACCACCAATGGGCAAGAAGGGGGAGGGAACTTGGCGTGTGGGGGGAATGCGATTGGTGGAGCCTCACAGGTGATGACCCCTGCGACCTTACAACCGGCCAATCACGGTGTAGTAATGCCACTGCCTGGTCTAGATGGGGCCATCATGACCTCTGGTGAGAACTTCCTTGAGGAGTTCATATCGGGGTCGGCCAATCAGCAGATGGAGACGGAAGCACTCAGTGCTTTCGACCTGTTCTTTTAG